The Candidatus Aminicenantes bacterium genome includes the window AGGTAGGCCGCGGCGGAGACGATTACGACGCCCCCGACAAGCACCGGCCAAATCCGGAGCAGGAACGGCTTCCGGTCCGGCGGCGGGACGGCTTTGGGGGCGGGCTTCTTCTTTTTCTTGGCCATGGCCGATTTCCTCGCCAAAAAAATCCCCGTCCCGATCGGAGCCGGATGGCCCGAGTCGGGACGGGGAGGCGCTTACTTCTTGATCATGCCCAGGATGCTCCTGGCCTGCGCGGCCCGGTCACCATCCGGCTCCAGGGTCAGGAATTTTTCGAACTTGGCGATGGCGTTGGCGTTGTCCGCCTTGTTCAGGTAGACCATGCCGAGCTTGAGGTAGGAATCGGGCCAGTCGGGCTTGATCTGGGAGGCCAGGGTGAAGTACTTGATGGCCTCATCGTAGCCCTGGTTGGAGAAGAAAATCTCGCCGACGTTGTAGGCCAGAACCTCGTCCTTGGGCGAGGCCTCGATGGACTGCTTGAAGTAGTCCTGGGCCTCGGGGAGCTTGTTCTGCTTGAGCATGATGTTGCCCAGGCCGGCCATGGCCTTGGCCATCATGTCCTTGCCCAGGGCGGCGTCGGTCTTGGACCGCTCGATGATCTCGTTATAGATTGCGGTGGCCTTCTCGAAGTCCCCCTTCTCGCGGTAGCAGTCGCCGATCGAGAGGCGAACCTGGTAGGCCAAGGGGTTCTTCTGGATGAAGGTCTCGAATTGGACGACGGCCTCGTCATACTTGCCCTCGCGGAAGAGCTTGTTGCCGTTTTCGAGGAAGGCGAAGGAGGCTTCGTCCTCGATCAGGCCGCCGCCCGGCTTTTCGGACTTTTTCAGCTTGATCCTAACCGGAGGATTGACGGCCAACTGGCTGACGTAGATGGGCTGGTTGACCGGGTCGAAGCCCTTGGCGTATGAGACCAGGTTCCAGTTGCCGGTGCCGAGTCCGAGGAACGACCACTCGCCCTTTTTATTGCTCAGGCAGTCCCGCTTCAGGCTCGCGTTCTGGGAAAAAGTGATGATCACCTTGGCGCCTTCGAGGGGGTTGTCTTCGAGGTCGGTCACCGTGCCGCCGATGTGGCCGATGCCGCGCCCGGCCTGGGCCGAAGCGAAGCCCGCGGTGAAGAGCACGAGGACGGCCAGGATGCTCCAGAGTTTGATTCTATGGTTGCTCATTTTAAGCCTCCGCATATGATTTATGCAAAGATCATGCCAGTTCCGAGAGTCGTGGGGACTGCCTCCCAAACCTATCCTTATCAAATAGATAAGTCCGGTTCGGGGGCTGTCCAAGCCGTCTCCAAACGATTCGCCGACCGGCGGCCGTTTGTATAGATTCTTTCCAGGGCGCAAACCGCCCTCGTTACGACCCCCGAAACGGCTGTCGTAGCGAGGACTGCAAAGCCCGCCCTAAGAAGCAGACATTGTATCATTTTCAGGACGGGATGGGAATAAAGACAAGATGTCATCCCGAGGAGTGCTAAGAGCTTTCATTGTCATCCCGAGGAACGCTAAGGGTTTTTGTTGTCGTCCCGAGGCCCTGACGTGGGGACCTCTCCGGGATTGCCACACCCTCGCCGGAAGCGAGGGTTCGCAATGACAAAACAACGTCCCGTTGCTCTCGCAACGACGGAAAAACTAATTTTTCACCGGCACGCGCTTGGAAATCTTGGCTCCGTCGCCGGAGTTCGTCAGGGTCACTTCGAGGACTGATTTGCCGGCCGGCAGGGACAGCGGGATCTCAATCGCTATCTTGCCGCGGCCGATCTTGGTCAGCTCCTCCGGGGTGAAGCGCAGGGGCTTTTCGGTCGTAGTCTCCCAGAGCCGGACATCCTTGGCGTCGAGAGCTTCCGCCTTAATGGTCAGGACGGCGGTGAGCGTTCCCTCCTCGTCCTTGAACCAGATCTTGCGGTAAGGGACGAGGACGCGCAAAAGCGCTTTCCCCTTCGCTTCGACCCGCAGCTCGGTCTTGAACTCCAGAATCCCGGCCTGCGCCTTGACCTCGGGCTTCCAGGCCAATTGGGTCTTCATGATCTCGGCCAGCTGAATGGCGCTGTCCGCCTCCAGCCGATAGTTGCCGTTCCAGTTGGGGTCGCGGAAAACGATCGGGAACCAGCCGTAGAGCCAGATTTCAGTCGGGATGTCGTAAAAGGTCATGCCCCGGGGGAATTGCTGGCGCTCGTCCGGCTGGCCGAGCAGGATATAGATCCGGCCGCGGTCCTGCAGCCAGCCCGGCTCGCTGCCCCGGCCTTCGTTGAAAAGAAAGTTCGCCTCTTCGAGGCGCTGAAAGTACTGGATCTTGAACTCGTTCTCCTCGGTCGAGGGGTCGGGGTCGCGCTTGGTCCAGAAGTCGTTGACGAAGGCGGGCCTGGCGGCCGCCGGCAGGTTGCGGAACATCCGCCGCTCTTCCCGGGTGATGATGTACCGGACCTTGGACAGAAAATCCCGGCTGTCGGGATCGAGTAGGCGTTCCAGCCGGGCCGCGGCGCAAGCGGCCGCGGTCATCAAGGCGAGGAGAGCGGCCGCCAGGCGCACGGATCGTTTCATTTTTTGTCCTTGAGGGTTTTCACCCGCTCCTTGAGCTGGGGCTGGTTGAGGTTGATCTGGAGTGATCTCTCCCAGGCCACCAGGGCTTCGGGGAAGTTGCCCAGGTTGAAGTAGCATTCGCCGATCGCGTTCAGGATTTCGATGTTGGTCCCGAAATGGGCCAGGTATTCCTTGTAGCGGGCGATGGCCGGTTCGAGCTCGCCGGCCCCCTGGTGGGCTTGGGCGGCGAGCTGGAGGAAGTCCCATTTGCGGTCGTCGACCAGATAGGCGGCGGCGACCGACTTGACGCCGGCGTAGTCCTTCTCCCGCAGCAAGAGGCGGGCATAGTCCAGGGCATATTTGATTTCGCCCGGTTGGCGCGCGTAGGCCGCTTGAAGCAGAGGCCGGGCCTTGGCCGTGTCGTCCACGGCCAGGTACTCGGTGCCCAAGATGTGCAGGCTGGCCGGCTCGGTCGAAGCGGCGTGGGTCAGGGAGAGCACGAAGGGGCGGGGCAGGGTCAGCATCGGCGTGATGTAGAAATCCGCTTTTCCCGTCAGCCGGCTCTTCCGATCGGCGTCGCGGACGGTGATCTGGAGCCGATACTGGGCCGGCGGGAAGTCGGTCAGCGAAATCTCCTCGTAGAGGTTCGTCTTGTCCGGGATCTCGGCCACGGTCCGGACGAAGGACTTGAAGGGGACGCCTTCGCGCAGGATGGCGTATTCGATCGAGCCGCCGTTGCGGACGTCGGCGGGGGCGTTGATCATTTGGCTGAAGACCGACAGGGTGTCGCTTTGCTGGAAGTCGTTGCGGGGCGAGGGGACAAGCTGGATGTCATTGAGCAGGAAGGCTTTGGTCGCTCCCCGGTAGCTCGACGACTTATTGGCTTTGTTGGCCAGGATGGGGGCGTTGAGGGCGAATTCGTCCGCCTTGGGGACGAGGATCTCGGCTTCGGCCGAGGTGAATTCCTTGGAGACCCGGTTCTTCCACATTACGTTCAGCTTGAATCGTCCCGGGATAAGGGGAAAGAGGTCCTGGTAGCTGAACAGCTTGGCCCGGATGGCGGTGAGCTGGGCGTCGTTGACGTCCAGGGGGACACTGCGGTTGAACTGGTAGATGGTCCGGCCGGGGTTGGCCGCGTCGGTGACCCGGCCTTCAATGTCCATTTCGGTGTGGTAGCCCTGGGTCGAGGTCTGGAAATTCAGCTTGCTCGGCTCGATGGCCAGGTGGACGAAGGCCTGCCCGTTGGCGTCCCGGAAGACCCCCATGATCGAGTCGTTGTTGATCCAGTTGGTGGAGTAGTCGACCTCGATGATGTCCTTGTAGCGGAGGAGCTTCTCGGCGTAGTCGTCCTTGACCTTCTCATAGCCGGAGGCCGGGATGTTCTGGCTGAGCAGGATCTCGGTGGCCATCGAGGGCCGGTCGGTCATGACCGAGTCCCCCGGGATGAGGGTCAGCGAGACCTGGGCCACGGCCGGCTCGACCGACTGGATCTGGTAGAAGGCCGCCTCATAATCGGTCGCGTCCCCCGAATAGTGCATCAGCAGGTGCTGGGGGCCGTCCTTGATGGGCGAATAGATCTTGTATTCCTGGGCCCCCTCGGGCTTGAAGAAGACGACGTTGAAGGCCGCGGGCAGGCGCGTGTCGCCCTTGGTGTCGAAGAACCAGATGATGGTCGGCCGGAGCTCGGGGATGTTCTCGAAGCGCTCGATCTCCTTGGGCTCGCCGAGCAGGATGTAAATGCGGCCCTGGTCCGTCCGCCAGCCCGCCGTCGGCGTGTCGCGGCCCAGCCATTGGTTGGCGTAGGCGATGCGCCGGTAATGCTCTTCGCGGTACTCGTTCTTATCGGTTTCCGGCGTCTCGTCGCGCTGCTTCCAGAAGGCCTTGATGAAGGTCTCCCGCTCGCGATCGGTCTCGAGCTGGAGGAAGACGTCCTTTTCCTTCGGCGAGATGATATAGACGACTTCCTCTTCGATCCAGCGGCGGTACTGGAGCGGCAGGTCCTTGGGAGATTTTTTCTTGGATTGATCGGCCGCGGCCGCCACGGAGGCTAGGCAGGCAACGGCTAACAGTAGGCAAATGAGTCGGATACGGCGGTTTTTCATCATATGATTATATTCCTCGTCCCGGTTTGGGTCAAACGGCTTCCCTGTAAAGAACCTTTCCTTCCAGCCGAGCGAGGCCTGGCCGTTTTCCCTGGACGATTCTGAAACTCCGCCACGCCTCTTTCCGATGCAATTTTCGTGCCCATTAGAACAAAGACATCTGGCCGCGGCCGGATGCCGTTTCGTCCTCTTCGCCGCCGTCGGGGAACAGCCGGATGACGCCGAATTCTCCGCCGTGTCCGGGGGCGATCCGGACCAGCCCGCGGCGCATCCGCACAAGGCGCTCAGTGTAGAGGATCGTCCCGCGGTACGCAAGCCCCGCCGGCCGCCGTTTCGGTTGATTGGAGGGGCCGGATCGGCTATCCTATTCGAGATAGGGAGGATGGCTTGAAAAAATATATTTTCGCCCTCGGTTGTCTCATCCTGGCGGCCGGGTTCGCCGCCGCGCAGGATCCCGGCGGGATCGTCGGCCGGGTCATGGACGCTGAGAAAAATCCTCTGGCGGGGGTCGCCGTGACGCTCTCGGGCGGACGCGTCGCCACCCAATACGCCGTCACCACGAGCGAGGGGATGTTCCGGTTCGTCAGCCTGCCGGCGGCCTCGGATTACGCCCTCGAGCTGGACCTGCCGGGCTTCAAGACCCTGCGTCGGGACCGCCTGGTCGCCGCCTTCGGCCGGGACGTCCGCCTGACGCTTACGCTCGAGCCGCTGCCTCCCGACGAAATGATCACGATCTCGGGCCGGACCCCGATGATCGACAAGAACGACAGGCGGGCCGGATACGCCGCCGATGCGCTCGAAATCATCGCCCTGCCCACGCCCCGCGACCCCTGGATTCTGCTGGCCATGGCGCCCGGCTTGGTGGCCGACCGCGAGAACGTGGGCGGCGCCGAATCCGGACTGCAGGCTTACGTCTACGGGGCCGGCGCGGCCTGGACCGACACGGTTTGGACGCTTGAGGGGACCGATATAACGGATCCTTCCGTGCCCGGGGATTCCCCGGTCTATGTCGACATGTCCAACTACGCGGAGATCCGGGCGGAAACGGCGGGCGGGGACGCCCGCACCCGCACGCCCGGCCTCCAGCTCCATCTGGTGCCCCGGCGCGGCGGCCCGGTCTGGTCGGGCGGCTTCCATTTTGACATGGCCGATAAAAGCCTTGAGCTGAACAACATCCCGCTCGCTCTG containing:
- a CDS encoding tetratricopeptide repeat protein; the protein is MSNHRIKLWSILAVLVLFTAGFASAQAGRGIGHIGGTVTDLEDNPLEGAKVIITFSQNASLKRDCLSNKKGEWSFLGLGTGNWNLVSYAKGFDPVNQPIYVSQLAVNPPVRIKLKKSEKPGGGLIEDEASFAFLENGNKLFREGKYDEAVVQFETFIQKNPLAYQVRLSIGDCYREKGDFEKATAIYNEIIERSKTDAALGKDMMAKAMAGLGNIMLKQNKLPEAQDYFKQSIEASPKDEVLAYNVGEIFFSNQGYDEAIKYFTLASQIKPDWPDSYLKLGMVYLNKADNANAIAKFEKFLTLEPDGDRAAQARSILGMIKK
- a CDS encoding GWxTD domain-containing protein; this encodes MKRSVRLAAALLALMTAAACAAARLERLLDPDSRDFLSKVRYIITREERRMFRNLPAAARPAFVNDFWTKRDPDPSTEENEFKIQYFQRLEEANFLFNEGRGSEPGWLQDRGRIYILLGQPDERQQFPRGMTFYDIPTEIWLYGWFPIVFRDPNWNGNYRLEADSAIQLAEIMKTQLAWKPEVKAQAGILEFKTELRVEAKGKALLRVLVPYRKIWFKDEEGTLTAVLTIKAEALDAKDVRLWETTTEKPLRFTPEELTKIGRGKIAIEIPLSLPAGKSVLEVTLTNSGDGAKISKRVPVKN
- a CDS encoding GWxTD domain-containing protein, which translates into the protein MMKNRRIRLICLLLAVACLASVAAAADQSKKKSPKDLPLQYRRWIEEEVVYIISPKEKDVFLQLETDRERETFIKAFWKQRDETPETDKNEYREEHYRRIAYANQWLGRDTPTAGWRTDQGRIYILLGEPKEIERFENIPELRPTIIWFFDTKGDTRLPAAFNVVFFKPEGAQEYKIYSPIKDGPQHLLMHYSGDATDYEAAFYQIQSVEPAVAQVSLTLIPGDSVMTDRPSMATEILLSQNIPASGYEKVKDDYAEKLLRYKDIIEVDYSTNWINNDSIMGVFRDANGQAFVHLAIEPSKLNFQTSTQGYHTEMDIEGRVTDAANPGRTIYQFNRSVPLDVNDAQLTAIRAKLFSYQDLFPLIPGRFKLNVMWKNRVSKEFTSAEAEILVPKADEFALNAPILANKANKSSSYRGATKAFLLNDIQLVPSPRNDFQQSDTLSVFSQMINAPADVRNGGSIEYAILREGVPFKSFVRTVAEIPDKTNLYEEISLTDFPPAQYRLQITVRDADRKSRLTGKADFYITPMLTLPRPFVLSLTHAASTEPASLHILGTEYLAVDDTAKARPLLQAAYARQPGEIKYALDYARLLLREKDYAGVKSVAAAYLVDDRKWDFLQLAAQAHQGAGELEPAIARYKEYLAHFGTNIEILNAIGECYFNLGNFPEALVAWERSLQINLNQPQLKERVKTLKDKK